From the Leucobacter denitrificans genome, one window contains:
- a CDS encoding 4-hydroxy-3-methylbut-2-enyl diphosphate reductase, with translation MPRMRRQVGRLKDLPVSGEKRVLLAAPRGYCAGVDRAVVAVEKALDRFGAPVYVRKQIVHNVHVVQTLEKMGAIFVEEVDEVPEGANVVFSAHGVSPAVVQAAEDRHLHAIDATCPLVTKVHREAVRFAKQDMEILLIGHTGHEEVEGTAGEAPDHITIVNSPDDVDTLEVENPDKLIWLSQTTLSVDETMETVRRLRERFPNLQDPPSDDICYATQNRQVAIKKIAPQADLVIVVGSSNSSNSVRLKEVALEYGAKAAYRVDYASEVKQEWLDGVNTVGVTSGASVPEVLVQELLDDLADAGYSDVRATVTAEEDLVFSLPKELRQDASGKRDERALGGRVR, from the coding sequence ATGCCGCGCATGCGGCGTCAGGTGGGGAGGCTCAAAGACCTTCCCGTGAGCGGCGAGAAACGTGTGTTGCTTGCTGCCCCCCGGGGGTATTGCGCTGGGGTGGATCGGGCGGTCGTCGCGGTTGAGAAGGCACTCGACCGATTCGGGGCTCCCGTGTACGTGCGCAAGCAGATCGTGCACAACGTGCACGTGGTGCAGACGCTCGAGAAGATGGGTGCCATCTTCGTTGAGGAGGTAGACGAGGTGCCCGAGGGCGCGAACGTCGTGTTCTCTGCACACGGTGTGTCTCCCGCGGTGGTGCAGGCGGCTGAGGATCGCCATCTGCACGCTATCGACGCGACGTGCCCGCTGGTGACCAAGGTGCATCGCGAGGCCGTGCGGTTTGCGAAGCAAGACATGGAGATTCTGCTCATCGGTCACACCGGCCACGAAGAGGTTGAGGGCACTGCTGGTGAGGCACCCGATCACATCACGATCGTGAATTCACCAGACGACGTCGACACTCTTGAGGTTGAGAACCCAGACAAGCTCATTTGGCTTTCACAGACCACGCTCTCTGTCGATGAAACGATGGAGACGGTGCGGCGCTTGCGCGAGCGGTTCCCGAACCTCCAAGACCCGCCGAGCGACGACATTTGCTACGCGACACAGAACCGCCAGGTTGCCATCAAGAAGATCGCCCCACAGGCAGATCTTGTAATCGTGGTCGGTTCGTCAAACTCGTCGAACTCGGTGCGCTTGAAGGAGGTCGCGCTTGAGTACGGCGCGAAGGCCGCGTACCGCGTCGATTACGCCTCAGAAGTGAAACAGGAATGGCTCGACGGTGTGAACACTGTCGGTGTCACGAGCGGTGCCTCGGTTCCCGAGGTGCTCGTGCAAGAGCTGCTCGACGACCTCGCCGACGCAGGGTATTCCGACGTGCGCGCGACCGTCACGGCCGAGGAGGACCTGGTGTTTTCGTTGCCGAAGGAGCTGCGTCAAGACGCATCGGGCAAGCGCGATGAGCGTGCGCTCGGTGGTCGGGTGCGCTAA
- a CDS encoding MFS transporter, which translates to MSSPLSSASPSTPGTPVSSGRLPRSIVSRYAAGSLATGGFATLPGLVLVYYLTDSLGVTALAAGAIVTLAKIWDVVIDPVIGGLSDRALARSGSRRGPMLLGTVGLPLAFIAMFAVPAGLGSVGASIWVLVAFIAAATFFSLFQIPYIALPAELTDGYNERTRLLTWRVVVLTLAILLFGAGGPEIRDLFPENALLGYLVMALVAAVLLAIGLAIATSVAPRSTPIVRTHETNLLSHYRAGIRVLRESRPFRTLLATFMLQGLATGLMLAGAQYVATWILHSQGAVTYLFVALIAPALLVAPVWRWIADRIGKKRTFRIASVLFLLATIALTAMIIWPGMWILAPVALAGAAYAGMQTMPMAMLPDVMSEDAATSGGGETRAGVFGGVWTAGETAGMALGSTVLAIVLAATGYLESVAGISVTQPASAISGIALSFSLVPALLMLVSLVTLRRYSLGEGQL; encoded by the coding sequence ATGAGTTCACCGTTGAGTTCAGCGTCGCCGAGCACCCCAGGCACGCCTGTTTCGTCTGGCAGGCTTCCGCGCTCGATCGTCTCGCGCTATGCCGCAGGGTCACTCGCTACGGGAGGGTTCGCAACGCTCCCCGGTTTGGTGCTCGTGTACTACCTCACCGACTCGCTCGGTGTCACTGCGCTCGCGGCTGGGGCAATCGTCACGCTCGCAAAGATTTGGGATGTCGTTATCGACCCCGTCATTGGCGGACTGAGCGACCGTGCCCTCGCGCGATCTGGATCGCGTCGCGGGCCGATGCTTCTCGGCACGGTTGGTTTGCCGCTCGCGTTTATCGCGATGTTTGCGGTTCCCGCGGGTCTCGGTTCCGTGGGAGCTTCAATCTGGGTCCTCGTTGCGTTTATCGCTGCGGCAACGTTCTTCAGTCTGTTCCAAATCCCCTACATCGCGCTCCCTGCCGAGCTCACCGACGGCTATAACGAGCGCACGAGATTGCTCACGTGGCGCGTCGTTGTTCTCACACTCGCAATCCTCCTGTTTGGTGCTGGCGGGCCAGAGATCCGCGATCTCTTCCCTGAGAATGCACTCCTCGGGTATCTCGTGATGGCCCTCGTTGCCGCGGTTCTACTCGCCATCGGCCTGGCAATCGCGACGAGCGTCGCGCCTCGATCCACACCCATCGTGCGCACCCACGAGACGAACTTGCTTTCGCACTACCGCGCGGGCATACGCGTGCTGCGCGAGAGTCGACCGTTTCGTACGCTGCTCGCTACGTTCATGTTGCAGGGCCTCGCAACGGGGCTCATGCTCGCGGGCGCCCAGTATGTGGCGACGTGGATTCTTCACAGCCAGGGCGCGGTCACCTATCTCTTTGTGGCGCTCATTGCTCCGGCGTTGCTTGTGGCACCGGTGTGGCGGTGGATCGCAGATCGCATCGGCAAGAAACGCACCTTTCGCATCGCGAGCGTGCTGTTCCTCCTCGCCACGATCGCCCTCACTGCAATGATTATTTGGCCGGGCATGTGGATCCTCGCACCGGTTGCCCTTGCAGGTGCGGCGTACGCGGGCATGCAAACGATGCCGATGGCAATGCTGCCTGACGTGATGAGTGAAGATGCTGCAACCTCAGGTGGAGGCGAAACTCGCGCTGGCGTATTCGGCGGAGTGTGGACTGCAGGTGAGACCGCAGGCATGGCGCTCGGTTCGACTGTTCTGGCAATTGTGCTTGCGGCGACTGGATATCTCGAATCGGTCGCGGGCATTTCGGTTACCCAACCTGCGAGCGCGATTTCGGGTATCGCGCTGTCGTTTAGTCTCGTGCCAGCCTTGCTAATGCTCGTGAGTCTCGTCACGCTGCGTCGTTACAGCCTTGGCGAAGGGCAACTGTGA
- a CDS encoding exodeoxyribonuclease VII small subunit, which produces MTAQNDADVASLSYELARDELIQVVNRLEQGGTSLEESLQLWERGEALATRCEEWLIGARKRLEAARKGDDAAGAGDAE; this is translated from the coding sequence ATGACTGCCCAAAACGATGCAGACGTCGCAAGCCTGAGCTACGAACTCGCCCGCGATGAACTCATCCAGGTGGTGAACCGTCTCGAACAGGGCGGCACCTCGCTCGAAGAATCGCTCCAGCTCTGGGAACGCGGTGAGGCGTTAGCCACACGCTGTGAAGAATGGTTGATCGGCGCTCGCAAGCGTCTCGAAGCAGCGCGCAAAGGTGACGACGCTGCCGGGGCCGGTGACGCAGAGTAA
- a CDS encoding carboxylesterase/lipase family protein, protein MDGAEGPIVTTRSGKVQGIWQGSTAMFRGIPYAEEPTGPLRFARPVHREPWDGVFDATEFGPTPMHAKTGEPIIPELSVPGSDILNVNVWTPSLDPEAKLPVIVWIHGGGFISGSPASPWYDGRAFARDGVVLVTISYRLGFRGFGWIEGAVPNRGVLDWICALEWVNGHIDAFGGDPDKVTIAGQSAGGGAVLTLLGTPGAAGLFSAGYAMSSAVADPSVEAARERSAYLAKLTGVDNNVTGFSKLSEAKLLEMQPRITQPAPPHMLREVSQLLRDGLMIGPVADGTIVPTTTVESVSHGPNAKVPLVLGSTEGELVGMFGSNLVLEHVPRRLTLRALGASAVAADRWLDTPMAIGQESTIELLERYASDSVFHIWIPRVAAARAEADAGPTWSYRFTWRSEDPPYSGHCIDIPFVFDRLDAPGVAGVAGDDPPQALADSVHGALVKFAIDGTPGWEADDAGTGPSHIFDVPERESPGAYSTARALMS, encoded by the coding sequence ATGGACGGCGCTGAGGGACCTATCGTCACGACACGATCCGGAAAAGTGCAGGGTATCTGGCAAGGATCCACCGCGATGTTTCGGGGAATACCGTACGCGGAGGAACCGACCGGACCGCTACGATTTGCGCGGCCAGTGCACAGAGAACCGTGGGATGGCGTATTCGACGCCACCGAGTTCGGCCCGACACCAATGCACGCCAAGACTGGCGAGCCCATCATCCCCGAACTCTCGGTTCCGGGAAGCGACATCTTAAACGTCAACGTGTGGACACCATCACTCGATCCCGAGGCAAAGCTTCCGGTCATCGTGTGGATCCACGGCGGCGGCTTCATCTCAGGCTCCCCCGCGAGCCCCTGGTATGACGGTCGAGCCTTTGCGCGCGATGGCGTAGTGCTCGTGACAATTTCGTACCGTCTCGGCTTTCGGGGGTTCGGGTGGATCGAAGGCGCGGTGCCCAATCGCGGCGTGCTCGATTGGATTTGTGCACTCGAGTGGGTGAACGGTCACATTGATGCGTTCGGCGGTGATCCCGACAAGGTCACCATCGCCGGGCAGTCTGCGGGCGGTGGCGCCGTGCTCACGCTCCTCGGCACTCCAGGAGCCGCCGGGCTCTTCAGCGCGGGGTACGCAATGTCGTCGGCAGTTGCGGATCCGTCAGTAGAAGCAGCCCGAGAACGCTCAGCGTATCTCGCCAAGCTCACCGGGGTCGATAACAATGTCACCGGGTTCTCGAAGCTTTCTGAGGCGAAGCTTCTTGAGATGCAGCCTCGCATCACCCAACCTGCCCCGCCGCATATGCTCCGAGAAGTTTCGCAGCTCCTCCGTGATGGGCTAATGATTGGCCCGGTCGCAGACGGAACTATCGTTCCGACCACTACGGTCGAATCGGTCTCGCATGGTCCCAACGCGAAAGTGCCACTGGTTCTCGGCTCAACCGAGGGCGAGCTCGTCGGCATGTTTGGTTCAAATCTGGTACTTGAGCACGTACCCAGACGCCTGACACTTCGTGCGCTCGGGGCATCTGCCGTTGCAGCGGATCGATGGCTCGATACCCCCATGGCGATAGGGCAAGAAAGCACCATCGAATTGCTCGAGCGATACGCATCTGACTCGGTCTTCCACATTTGGATCCCCCGCGTCGCTGCCGCACGAGCAGAGGCCGACGCTGGTCCTACTTGGTCGTACCGTTTTACCTGGCGCTCTGAAGATCCACCTTATTCGGGGCATTGCATTGACATTCCGTTTGTGTTCGACCGGCTTGATGCCCCTGGAGTGGCTGGGGTTGCGGGTGACGATCCACCCCAGGCCCTCGCCGACTCCGTGCACGGCGCACTCGTGAAGTTCGCAATCGATGGCACCCCTGGGTGGGAAGCAGACGACGCAGGAACCGGACCCAGCCACATTTTCGACGTTCCAGAACGTGAGTCGCCCGGCGCATACAGCACGGCACGCGCGCTCATGAGCTAG
- a CDS encoding DUF4245 family protein — MAKKQPNIVAELGRPETASETAARKAENSRLYRQRKTVNNLVFSLLVTVGLVFVIYLMVPRAAGDFEDRSVDVAALAERAGADRELAVPDMPDTWKAKQATLTSGDDGVSYWQIHYTTENESYATVVQAFREDGEPVEPEWIAAKLEDQDPTGSEQLGGVNWVVYDHPERRADQVNMRFGLEGEIDENTLLVFGTDDGGTIRVLATQVAASFAGGDPSGAEGAQ; from the coding sequence ATGGCGAAGAAGCAACCGAATATTGTCGCTGAGCTTGGCCGCCCAGAGACCGCGAGCGAAACCGCAGCGCGTAAAGCCGAGAACAGTCGCCTATATCGGCAACGCAAGACCGTGAATAACCTCGTTTTTTCGTTGCTCGTCACGGTCGGGCTCGTGTTCGTGATTTATCTCATGGTGCCGCGCGCTGCCGGAGATTTCGAAGATCGGTCGGTTGATGTTGCGGCGCTCGCTGAGCGCGCAGGTGCGGATCGCGAGCTCGCAGTTCCCGACATGCCAGATACGTGGAAGGCGAAGCAGGCAACGCTTACCTCCGGCGACGATGGGGTGAGCTACTGGCAGATTCACTACACCACCGAGAACGAATCGTACGCGACAGTAGTGCAGGCGTTTCGCGAAGACGGCGAACCCGTCGAACCCGAATGGATCGCAGCAAAGCTCGAAGATCAAGACCCTACCGGGTCGGAGCAGCTCGGTGGCGTCAATTGGGTCGTCTACGACCACCCCGAGCGACGAGCTGATCAGGTGAATATGCGTTTCGGTCTCGAGGGCGAGATCGATGAGAACACTCTCCTGGTATTTGGAACTGATGATGGGGGTACGATCCGCGTGCTCGCCACACAGGTCGCAGCGAGCTTTGCTGGCGGCGACCCATCAGGTGCGGAAGGAGCACAATGA
- the fbaA gene encoding class II fructose-bisphosphate aldolase codes for MPVATPEQYAAMLDAAKNGGFAFPAVNVSSSQTINAAIQGFAEAGSDGILQVSFGGADYFAGHTVQNRVGGAIAFAKYAEEVAKAYGVTVALHTDHCPKQHLDNFVLPLVAASEERIKEGGLPYFQSHMWDGSAVPLTENLEIAKELLPRMAAAGIILEVEIGVVGGEEDGITHEINDQLYTTLEDAVATVEALGLGEQGRYLTALTFGNVHGVYKPGGVKLRPELLAEIQSGLAAKYGTGEKPLDLVFHGGSGSSAEEIAEAVRNGVIKMNIDTDTQYAFTRPVVDFMLKNYDGVLKIDGEVGNKKTYDPRAWGKQAENSMAARIALAAEQLGSAGKSVSN; via the coding sequence ATGCCAGTCGCAACCCCGGAACAGTACGCAGCAATGCTCGACGCAGCCAAGAATGGTGGCTTCGCATTCCCCGCGGTGAACGTTTCGAGTTCGCAGACTATTAACGCTGCTATTCAGGGATTCGCTGAGGCAGGCTCAGATGGCATTCTTCAGGTGAGCTTCGGTGGCGCAGACTACTTCGCTGGCCACACCGTGCAGAACCGCGTGGGCGGCGCAATTGCATTCGCGAAGTACGCCGAAGAGGTTGCGAAGGCGTACGGCGTCACCGTCGCTCTGCACACCGACCACTGCCCTAAGCAGCACCTCGACAACTTCGTGCTCCCCCTCGTCGCTGCGAGCGAAGAGCGCATTAAAGAGGGTGGGCTGCCCTACTTCCAGTCGCATATGTGGGACGGGTCGGCGGTACCGCTGACAGAGAATCTTGAGATCGCAAAAGAACTGCTCCCCCGCATGGCAGCGGCCGGCATCATCCTCGAGGTTGAGATCGGCGTCGTTGGTGGCGAAGAAGACGGCATCACCCACGAGATCAACGATCAGCTTTACACGACCCTCGAAGATGCGGTCGCAACGGTTGAGGCACTCGGGCTCGGCGAGCAGGGCCGCTACCTCACCGCGCTCACCTTCGGCAATGTGCACGGCGTGTACAAGCCGGGCGGTGTGAAGCTTCGCCCAGAACTCCTTGCAGAAATCCAATCGGGCCTCGCCGCTAAGTACGGCACTGGCGAAAAGCCGCTCGACCTTGTGTTCCATGGTGGATCGGGGTCGTCGGCTGAGGAAATCGCAGAAGCGGTTCGCAATGGCGTGATCAAGATGAATATCGACACCGACACACAGTATGCGTTCACGCGCCCCGTGGTCGACTTTATGCTCAAGAACTACGACGGCGTGCTCAAGATCGATGGCGAAGTTGGCAACAAGAAGACCTACGACCCACGTGCCTGGGGCAAGCAGGCGGAGAACAGCATGGCTGCTCGTATCGCGTTGGCCGCGGAACAGCTTGGTTCAGCCGGAAAGTCTGTGAGCAACTAG
- a CDS encoding carbonic anhydrase: MSSSVTPRVTPQQAWDTFIAGNERFVKGVSNHPNQDVERRTELVNTQAPDVALFGCSDSRLAAEIIFDLGLGDLFIARNMGHVVAESITASMEYAVAYLGSSLIVVLAHDSCGAVAAAIDQSTRNPSDVTLSVANTLAPIQPAVQQLWHRQHHETPYVEPSEIDANAAGRIHLSATVNELLRTSRTISDAVDRGELGIVGCQYRLTEGRAVPYTAVGPLNIELAPL; encoded by the coding sequence ATGAGCAGTAGCGTCACTCCAAGGGTCACCCCTCAGCAGGCCTGGGACACGTTCATCGCAGGTAATGAGCGATTCGTGAAGGGTGTATCAAACCACCCGAACCAAGATGTCGAGCGACGAACAGAACTCGTCAACACGCAGGCACCAGATGTAGCGCTCTTCGGTTGCTCAGACTCCCGTCTCGCTGCCGAGATTATTTTCGATCTTGGGCTCGGAGACCTCTTTATCGCTCGAAACATGGGCCACGTCGTCGCCGAATCAATCACGGCTTCTATGGAGTACGCGGTCGCATACCTCGGCTCGTCGCTCATAGTGGTGCTCGCCCACGATTCGTGTGGCGCCGTCGCTGCGGCGATCGACCAGTCGACACGCAACCCAAGCGACGTCACCCTGTCGGTCGCTAACACGCTCGCGCCGATCCAGCCCGCTGTTCAACAGCTCTGGCACCGTCAACATCACGAGACACCATACGTTGAGCCGAGCGAGATCGACGCAAACGCCGCGGGCCGCATTCACCTGAGCGCCACGGTGAACGAGCTGCTTCGCACTTCGCGTACCATCAGCGACGCGGTGGATCGCGGTGAGCTCGGCATTGTCGGCTGTCAGTACCGTCTCACCGAGGGTCGCGCCGTGCCGTACACCGCAGTTGGCCCGCTAAACATTGAACTCGCGCCCCTATAA
- the xseA gene encoding exodeoxyribonuclease VII large subunit, with product MAAETPATRDAPWPVGVMSEKIAAWIERLGQVWIEGEVTQWQVRGGHVYGKLRDLTQDATVSFTVWRSVAQRLTSEFAQGDRVVALVKPNFWVKGGSLTVQVFELSHVGLGELLERLERLRRQLQAEGLFALERKKQLPFLPGLIGLVTGKDSDAEKDVIRNATLRWPGVKFKIHYAAVQGDRAAKEVAAGIAALDADTKVDVIIVARGGGDFQNLLPFSDEQVVRAAAAARAPIVSAIGHEADRPLLDEVADLRASTPTDAAKRVVPDVGEELAGIDQARSRMTGRLSQLLSHEADRISQLRARPALAMPDRIIDERAEELVRWVARGAELADRAIVDRASALAESRARLAALSPKATLERGYAIVQFAGDDHLGEVVRDPDHAPASTPLTVNVAGGRLGATSTGRL from the coding sequence ATGGCAGCAGAGACTCCGGCAACTCGCGACGCACCGTGGCCCGTGGGCGTCATGAGCGAAAAGATCGCGGCATGGATCGAGCGCTTGGGCCAGGTGTGGATCGAGGGTGAGGTCACCCAGTGGCAGGTGCGCGGCGGTCACGTGTACGGCAAACTGCGCGATCTCACGCAAGACGCGACCGTGAGCTTCACGGTGTGGCGGTCGGTCGCACAGCGCCTCACCAGCGAGTTTGCGCAGGGTGATCGCGTGGTCGCACTCGTGAAACCAAACTTTTGGGTCAAGGGTGGATCGCTGACGGTGCAGGTCTTCGAGCTTTCGCACGTGGGTCTCGGCGAACTGCTTGAGCGACTCGAACGATTGCGGCGTCAACTGCAAGCTGAGGGGCTGTTCGCGCTCGAACGCAAGAAGCAGTTGCCGTTCTTGCCCGGCCTCATTGGGCTTGTCACTGGCAAAGATTCCGACGCTGAGAAAGACGTCATTCGCAATGCGACGCTCAGGTGGCCCGGGGTGAAATTCAAGATCCACTACGCCGCGGTGCAGGGAGACCGTGCTGCCAAAGAGGTTGCTGCGGGAATTGCGGCGCTCGACGCGGACACAAAGGTCGATGTCATCATCGTGGCTCGCGGTGGCGGCGACTTCCAGAACCTCCTTCCGTTCTCAGATGAGCAGGTTGTACGCGCGGCCGCCGCGGCACGTGCGCCCATCGTTTCTGCGATCGGTCACGAAGCAGATCGGCCCCTGCTCGACGAGGTCGCAGATCTTCGTGCTTCCACGCCCACTGACGCTGCGAAGCGCGTGGTGCCCGATGTCGGCGAAGAGCTCGCCGGAATTGATCAGGCTCGCAGTCGCATGACGGGCAGACTGAGTCAGCTGCTCTCGCACGAGGCCGATCGCATTTCGCAGCTCCGTGCCCGGCCCGCGCTCGCTATGCCAGACCGCATCATTGACGAGCGCGCCGAAGAACTCGTGCGATGGGTGGCGCGCGGCGCCGAGCTGGCAGATCGTGCGATTGTGGATCGCGCGAGCGCCCTCGCCGAGTCCCGAGCACGCCTCGCCGCGCTCTCACCGAAGGCTACTCTCGAGCGCGGGTACGCGATCGTGCAGTTCGCTGGCGACGACCACTTGGGCGAGGTTGTGCGCGATCCTGATCACGCGCCCGCCAGCACCCCACTCACCGTCAATGTGGCAGGTGGCAGGCTTGGTGCGACGTCTACGGGCAGGCTCTGA
- a CDS encoding pyridoxal phosphate-dependent decarboxylase family protein, with product MTPEEILAELRELRGRDAPTHGGRVFSYVYDPGMEELDELAREAGELARPLNGLDPTTFPSIAAMERDIVGFMRRTLHGTGSGLLRSPVVGSVTSGGTESCLLAVKTARDLWRAEHPELARRLAREGRRPRLVTTTLVHAAFQKAAKLFDLEWDPVPCEPDGTAPASRIVDRLDDDVALVVVSAPTYPSGIIDPIAEVSAAARRLGISCHVDACFGGLALPWWPRVEPWDFRLRGVTSISADLHKFGYAPKGVSVLLHRGRRRHRAQFFATTSWAGYPVVNPTLLGSRSASPLASAWAITKRLGHEGYASLTSSCARSVTQITQAVASIPGLTIWGNPTGPALALIADESLPAHEWVDPHHLADEMVRHGFRIQHQPGSTQPDGARLPHSAHLTITPVTERALPEFLAALEQAADAVRGTPRAEARLELAALTALGFAPRSVGGRFRMPSPSVAWLILRVAGVNPGADSLPGRLAPLMTLVERLPAPVAEALLTELLARVSEP from the coding sequence GTGACCCCTGAAGAAATACTCGCCGAACTAAGGGAGCTGCGAGGTCGCGATGCGCCAACTCACGGCGGTCGTGTCTTCTCGTACGTGTACGACCCGGGCATGGAAGAGCTTGATGAACTCGCACGAGAGGCCGGCGAGCTCGCGCGACCGTTGAACGGGCTCGACCCAACCACGTTCCCCTCAATTGCGGCGATGGAGCGCGACATTGTCGGCTTCATGCGCCGCACGCTGCACGGCACCGGATCTGGGCTGCTTCGTAGCCCAGTAGTCGGAAGCGTGACGAGCGGCGGCACCGAGAGCTGCTTGCTCGCGGTGAAGACGGCACGCGACCTGTGGCGAGCGGAACACCCAGAACTCGCCCGACGACTTGCGCGCGAGGGGCGTCGCCCACGGCTCGTCACCACAACGCTCGTACATGCGGCATTTCAAAAGGCCGCGAAGCTCTTTGACCTTGAATGGGATCCGGTGCCGTGCGAGCCAGACGGCACCGCACCTGCTTCGCGAATTGTGGATCGGCTCGACGACGACGTCGCACTCGTAGTCGTTTCGGCGCCCACCTACCCGAGCGGGATCATTGACCCGATCGCTGAGGTCTCTGCGGCTGCACGCCGACTCGGCATTTCGTGTCACGTTGATGCGTGTTTTGGCGGACTTGCACTTCCCTGGTGGCCGCGTGTCGAACCGTGGGACTTTAGGCTTCGGGGTGTGACGAGCATCTCGGCAGACCTGCACAAGTTTGGCTACGCCCCCAAGGGTGTCTCCGTGCTGCTGCACCGCGGGAGGCGCAGGCATCGGGCGCAGTTCTTCGCGACCACGAGCTGGGCCGGGTATCCGGTCGTCAATCCGACGCTGCTTGGGTCTCGATCCGCATCACCGCTCGCCTCAGCATGGGCGATTACCAAACGACTGGGGCACGAAGGGTACGCGTCGCTCACGTCATCGTGCGCTCGGTCGGTGACGCAGATCACTCAGGCGGTCGCCTCAATACCGGGCCTTACGATCTGGGGTAACCCGACGGGTCCGGCGCTTGCGCTCATCGCAGACGAGTCGCTGCCAGCGCATGAGTGGGTGGATCCGCACCATCTCGCCGACGAGATGGTGCGCCATGGGTTCCGAATACAGCATCAACCGGGATCCACACAGCCAGATGGGGCCCGCCTCCCTCACAGTGCGCACCTCACGATCACGCCCGTGACCGAGCGGGCGCTTCCAGAATTCCTGGCAGCGCTTGAGCAAGCGGCAGATGCGGTGCGCGGAACGCCTCGTGCGGAAGCGCGCCTCGAGCTCGCAGCACTCACTGCGCTCGGCTTCGCACCGAGGAGCGTTGGCGGCCGCTTCAGGATGCCCTCACCGAGCGTGGCTTGGTTGATTCTGCGCGTCGCCGGAGTGAATCCTGGCGCAGACTCGCTGCCCGGGCGCCTTGCGCCGCTCATGACGCTCGTCGAACGGCTTCCGGCACCGGTCGCCGAGGCGTTGCTCACTGAGCTTCTCGCGAGGGTGAGCGAACCGTAA
- a CDS encoding DUF6264 family protein, whose protein sequence is MATENEGDNRPKPEYGEYAPEGWEWKPEGAEESGASDDTAAAAGTSTPTTTPPSNAGSANMPGVPHNLGVGAALPPRSSASKQQHGPSQANAGAPYRAEAPQQGLTQAPSQAPLHNQAAPSSLAPSTAPAPAATKPARGADKVVTILLLVVGLIGALQSGLAMISLSSTFRIIGTAPGFESFTVPSWIDPAGKIIGIALLAFYGIVLVYSICRLRAGKLTFWVPLAAGAIVTVLVIAVVFIAIMTTPDLLNVLGNPEKSTELIENLQGRTGL, encoded by the coding sequence GTGGCAACTGAGAACGAGGGCGACAACCGCCCGAAGCCGGAGTACGGAGAGTACGCGCCCGAGGGTTGGGAATGGAAGCCCGAGGGCGCGGAGGAGTCGGGCGCATCCGACGACACAGCCGCGGCGGCCGGCACATCGACACCCACGACCACACCGCCCAGCAACGCAGGCTCAGCGAATATGCCGGGCGTGCCACACAACCTCGGCGTAGGTGCGGCGCTACCGCCGCGAAGCAGCGCTAGTAAGCAGCAACACGGTCCGTCACAGGCAAACGCAGGTGCACCGTATCGTGCTGAGGCGCCGCAACAGGGACTAACGCAAGCCCCGTCGCAGGCGCCGCTGCATAATCAGGCCGCCCCGAGTTCATTAGCGCCGTCAACCGCCCCCGCACCCGCTGCCACCAAGCCGGCCCGCGGCGCAGACAAGGTTGTCACGATCCTGTTGCTCGTCGTCGGCCTCATCGGCGCTCTGCAGTCGGGACTCGCGATGATTAGCCTGAGTTCAACATTCCGCATCATCGGCACCGCACCAGGTTTCGAGAGCTTCACTGTTCCAAGCTGGATCGATCCGGCAGGAAAGATCATCGGCATCGCCCTGCTCGCGTTCTACGGCATCGTGCTCGTGTACTCGATCTGCCGACTGCGCGCGGGCAAGTTGACGTTCTGGGTGCCACTCGCGGCTGGGGCGATCGTCACTGTGCTCGTCATCGCCGTAGTGTTCATCGCGATTATGACGACCCCCGATCTCCTGAATGTCCTCGGCAATCCCGAAAAGTCAACGGAGCTCATCGAAAACCTGCAGGGTAGAACTGGCCTGTAG